Proteins co-encoded in one Bacillus infantis NRRL B-14911 genomic window:
- a CDS encoding sigma-54 interaction domain-containing protein yields the protein MNKTLMELPYEILETIVENAFGWLVVVDKEGKIIYINRNYCEFIGCERDEVIGRHVTGVIENTRMHIVASTGKEEVADLQYIKGNYMIANRMPIMSGGEIIGAFGTVFFRDTQEWMKMNSHVKSLLNKIQHYIQHIDSGVKYSLEDILGKSKQIASLKEKVKMIASSDISILIRGESGTGKELFAHSIHQLSARSHQPFVKINCGAIPEHLLESELFGYEEGAFTGAKKGGKKGKFQLAHGGTLFLDEIGDMPLNMQVKLLRALQEGEVEAVGSVKPISVDVRIIAATNRPLEKMMEEKRFREDLFYRINVVPFFIPPIRERMEDLEELVDYFTGKITKKSGKRITGIDEEVRQIFQAYSWPGNIREIENVMEASIYLTSDERIRKGSLPEYLRERAILPIGTSKLKEILEETEKRVLAQSLEKYKDDKLKAAKVLGISKSTFYEKVKKYGLEI from the coding sequence ATGAATAAAACATTAATGGAGCTTCCATACGAGATCCTGGAAACGATTGTTGAAAATGCTTTCGGCTGGCTGGTAGTGGTCGATAAGGAAGGCAAAATCATCTATATCAACCGCAATTATTGCGAGTTTATCGGCTGTGAACGCGATGAAGTAATCGGCCGGCATGTGACCGGAGTGATCGAAAATACAAGAATGCATATCGTTGCCTCGACCGGGAAAGAAGAAGTGGCAGATCTGCAGTATATAAAAGGGAATTATATGATTGCCAACAGGATGCCGATCATGTCAGGAGGAGAAATCATCGGCGCATTCGGAACCGTCTTTTTCCGCGATACACAGGAATGGATGAAGATGAACAGCCATGTCAAAAGCCTGCTGAATAAAATCCAGCATTATATCCAGCATATCGACAGCGGGGTGAAATACAGCCTCGAGGATATTTTGGGGAAATCAAAGCAGATTGCCAGCCTGAAGGAAAAAGTCAAAATGATCGCTTCCAGCGATATATCCATTCTGATCAGGGGTGAAAGCGGGACAGGAAAAGAGCTTTTTGCCCACAGCATTCATCAGCTCAGCGCCAGGAGCCATCAGCCTTTTGTCAAAATTAATTGCGGTGCGATACCGGAGCATCTCCTTGAATCCGAGCTTTTTGGATATGAGGAAGGAGCTTTTACCGGGGCGAAAAAGGGCGGGAAAAAAGGGAAGTTCCAGCTGGCGCATGGTGGGACTTTATTTTTGGACGAAATCGGCGATATGCCGCTCAATATGCAGGTTAAGCTTCTTCGCGCCCTTCAGGAAGGTGAAGTCGAGGCAGTGGGCTCTGTTAAGCCTATCTCAGTCGATGTCCGGATCATCGCCGCGACAAACAGGCCTCTGGAGAAAATGATGGAAGAAAAACGGTTCCGGGAGGATCTGTTTTACAGAATAAATGTAGTTCCGTTTTTCATTCCGCCCATTAGAGAGCGAATGGAAGACCTTGAAGAGCTGGTCGACTATTTTACAGGCAAAATTACTAAAAAGTCAGGAAAGAGAATAACGGGCATTGATGAAGAGGTGCGCCAGATTTTTCAGGCCTACAGCTGGCCGGGAAACATAAGGGAAATAGAAAATGTGATGGAAGCATCCATTTACCTGACCAGTGATGAACGAATCCGGAAAGGGTCTCTTCCAGAATATTTGCGGGAAAGGGCCATTCTCCCGATTGGGACGAGCAAACTGAAGGAAATCCTTGAAGAGACAGAGAAGAGAGTCCTGGCGCAGAGCCTGGAAAAGTATAAAGATGATAAGCTGAAAGCTGCTAAGGTTTTGGGCATCAGCAAGTCGACTTTTTATGAAAAGGTGAAAAAATACGGGCTGGAAATCTAG
- a CDS encoding MDR family MFS transporter: protein MPRALWLLIIGMAVNVTGSSFLWPLNAIYIHDHLGKSLSVAGIVLMLNSAASVAGNLYGGYLFDKIGGYKSILLGIGITVLALTGLTIWHGWPHYVIFLTVIGFGSGIVFPSMYAMAGSVWKEGGRKSFNAIYVAQNLGVAVGAALGGLVASYSFQLIFLANALMYIIFLLIAVFGYKGIQTISGNQTSVLKENKRIKNHAKLYALLILCAGYLLCWVGYVQWQSTIAAYTQEINISLKQYSLLWTINGALIVLGQPFLNVILKKIGKNLKTQIITGIIIFIVSFALAASAEQFSAFIASMVILTIGEMLIWPAVPTIANDLAPKGREGFYQGIVNSTATGGRMIGPLLGGILVDLNGMGMLFSVLIGLLVISIFTTIMYDKKLKQSEEMTVRAS from the coding sequence ATGCCTCGTGCCCTCTGGCTTTTAATTATAGGGATGGCGGTGAATGTAACAGGCTCTTCTTTTTTGTGGCCTCTTAATGCCATTTACATTCACGACCATCTGGGCAAGTCGCTGTCGGTTGCGGGGATTGTGCTGATGCTCAATTCTGCAGCCAGTGTTGCCGGAAATTTATACGGCGGATATCTTTTTGATAAAATCGGGGGATATAAATCGATCCTCCTTGGAATAGGCATTACAGTATTAGCTCTCACAGGCCTTACCATCTGGCATGGATGGCCGCATTATGTGATCTTCCTGACTGTCATCGGATTCGGATCCGGGATTGTTTTTCCATCCATGTATGCCATGGCCGGTTCGGTCTGGAAGGAAGGCGGGAGGAAATCGTTCAACGCCATTTATGTAGCTCAGAATCTGGGTGTCGCGGTTGGAGCAGCTCTTGGAGGGCTTGTCGCCTCCTATTCCTTCCAATTGATTTTTCTTGCGAATGCACTGATGTATATCATTTTCCTTTTGATAGCTGTCTTTGGGTATAAAGGGATCCAGACGATTTCCGGAAACCAGACATCTGTCCTGAAAGAAAACAAAAGGATCAAGAACCATGCCAAGCTGTACGCATTATTGATCCTTTGTGCCGGCTATCTGTTGTGCTGGGTCGGCTATGTCCAGTGGCAGTCCACGATTGCGGCTTATACACAGGAAATCAATATTTCCCTGAAGCAATACAGCCTGCTGTGGACAATCAATGGAGCACTTATCGTCCTTGGACAGCCGTTTTTAAATGTAATTCTGAAAAAAATCGGCAAGAATCTGAAGACACAGATCATTACCGGGATCATCATATTCATCGTTTCATTTGCCCTGGCAGCTTCTGCTGAGCAATTCTCTGCATTCATTGCTTCCATGGTCATTCTCACAATCGGTGAAATGCTCATTTGGCCGGCTGTGCCGACTATCGCCAATGATCTTGCCCCAAAAGGGCGGGAAGGTTTCTACCAGGGAATCGTCAACAGTACGGCGACCGGCGGCCGGATGATCGGCCCGCTTCTTGGAGGAATCCTTGTAGATTTAAATGGGATGGGCATGCTGTTCTCCGTATTGATCGGACTGCTGGTCATTTCCATCTTTACAACCATCATGTATGATAAAAAGCTGAAACAGTCGGAAGAAATGACTGTTCGTGCATCCTAA
- a CDS encoding alpha/beta fold hydrolase has product MPRAAISDYLELYYEDSGTGTPVIFIHGVWMSSAFFRKQLGRISGARTIAVDMRGHGKSGKPHSGHTISSYARDLHDFMEKLELKDVVLAGWSMGAFVVWEYIKQFGEEHLKGTIIVDELPSDFKWPDFPMGAFDMPALIHFMQEIQNNRHGFVSGFLPLMFKETIAERDFEWMMDAVTAMPESIASSILFDQSIVDYRALYPTLKKPSLLCYGREEKLIPVAAGQYIQEHSTDSELVIFEDSCHCPFLEEADLFNQTVEGFLARLG; this is encoded by the coding sequence ATGCCAAGGGCAGCCATCAGCGATTACCTTGAACTGTATTATGAGGATTCAGGAACCGGGACACCGGTCATTTTCATACATGGCGTCTGGATGAGCAGCGCTTTTTTCAGAAAGCAGCTCGGAAGGATTTCCGGGGCGAGAACCATTGCCGTCGATATGAGGGGGCATGGGAAATCAGGCAAGCCGCACTCCGGCCATACCATTTCTTCATATGCCAGGGATCTTCATGACTTTATGGAAAAGCTTGAGTTAAAAGATGTGGTCCTTGCCGGCTGGTCAATGGGAGCTTTTGTCGTCTGGGAGTATATTAAGCAGTTCGGGGAGGAACATCTTAAGGGAACGATCATCGTTGATGAACTGCCTTCTGATTTCAAGTGGCCTGATTTTCCAATGGGTGCGTTTGATATGCCTGCCCTTATCCATTTTATGCAGGAGATTCAAAATAACAGGCACGGGTTTGTGAGCGGATTCCTGCCGCTAATGTTCAAAGAAACCATTGCGGAAAGAGATTTTGAATGGATGATGGATGCTGTTACCGCAATGCCTGAATCGATCGCTTCAAGCATCTTGTTTGATCAATCAATCGTTGATTACCGTGCGCTCTATCCCACCCTGAAAAAGCCGTCCCTGCTCTGTTATGGACGGGAGGAAAAACTGATACCTGTCGCGGCTGGCCAATATATACAGGAGCACAGCACTGATTCTGAGCTGGTCATCTTTGAAGACAGCTGCCATTGCCCTTTCCTTGAAGAAGCTGATTTATTCAATCAAACGGTTGAAGGCTTCCTTGCCAGGCTGGGATAA
- a CDS encoding YtzC family protein: MATRQSVEQFLQQCEDAIRNANEQYQQASMQEHFNNHEYTDAMQGLEAAFNDMADLAHSANAQQREQLHRMRLQLQQLQNSMTLLRH, encoded by the coding sequence ATGGCTACCCGTCAATCTGTAGAACAATTTCTTCAGCAGTGTGAAGATGCGATAAGAAATGCAAACGAGCAGTACCAGCAGGCAAGCATGCAGGAACACTTCAATAATCATGAATACACAGATGCAATGCAGGGGCTTGAGGCTGCCTTCAATGATATGGCTGATCTTGCCCACAGCGCCAATGCACAGCAGCGGGAGCAGCTCCACAGGATGAGGCTTCAGCTGCAGCAGCTTCAGAACAGCATGACACTGCTCAGGCATTAA
- a CDS encoding TIGR01212 family radical SAM protein (This family includes YhcC from E. coli K-12, an uncharacterized radical SAM protein.) encodes MNQANPFSFASDNKRYHTWNYHLRQVFGHKVFKVALDGGFDCPNRDGTRAFGGCTFCSAAGSGDFAGNRADDLENQFNEIKQKMHHKWKDGKYMAYFQAFTNTHAPVEVLRERYEKVLAQEDVVGLSIATRPDCLPDDVIEYLAELNERTYLWVELGLQTVHEGTARLINRAHDYQCYTDGVSKLRRHGIRVCSHIINGLPLETPDMMMETAREVSKLDVQGIKIHLLHLLKGTPMVKQYEKGMLEFLSQEDYVRLVCDQLEILPPEMIIHRITGDGPINLMIGPMWSVNKWDVLNSIDAEMKRRGSWQGKYYTQPSETGALQ; translated from the coding sequence ATGAATCAGGCCAATCCTTTTTCATTTGCCTCAGACAATAAAAGATACCATACGTGGAATTACCATCTCCGCCAGGTTTTTGGCCATAAAGTCTTCAAAGTGGCTCTTGATGGAGGTTTTGACTGCCCGAACCGGGACGGTACACGTGCCTTTGGCGGCTGTACTTTCTGCAGTGCTGCCGGCTCAGGCGACTTTGCCGGCAACCGGGCTGATGATCTGGAAAACCAATTTAATGAAATTAAACAAAAGATGCATCATAAATGGAAAGATGGCAAGTATATGGCTTACTTCCAGGCCTTCACCAACACACATGCACCTGTCGAAGTATTGAGGGAGCGCTACGAAAAGGTGCTTGCCCAGGAAGATGTTGTCGGCCTGTCGATAGCGACACGCCCGGACTGCCTTCCAGATGATGTTATCGAATACCTGGCTGAACTGAACGAAAGAACTTATCTATGGGTAGAGCTTGGCCTGCAGACAGTGCATGAGGGTACTGCCCGGCTGATCAACAGGGCGCATGATTATCAGTGCTATACTGACGGTGTCAGCAAACTCCGCAGGCATGGCATCCGCGTCTGTTCGCATATCATCAATGGCCTTCCGCTTGAAACGCCGGACATGATGATGGAGACGGCCCGTGAGGTGTCCAAGCTTGATGTTCAGGGAATAAAAATTCACCTTCTTCACCTCCTGAAAGGAACACCGATGGTCAAGCAGTATGAGAAAGGGATGCTTGAATTTCTCTCCCAGGAAGACTATGTCCGCCTCGTCTGCGATCAGCTTGAAATCCTTCCTCCAGAAATGATTATCCACCGGATAACGGGGGACGGACCGATCAATCTTATGATTGGCCCTATGTGGAGCGTCAATAAATGGGATGTCCTCAATTCCATTGATGCAGAGATGAAGCGCCGCGGCAGCTGGCAGGGAAAATATTATACACAGCCTTCTGAAACCGGTGCTTTACAGTAA
- a CDS encoding class I SAM-dependent methyltransferase encodes MKLERILPYARTILEKAVSPGDIVVDATLGNGHDALYLANLVGPNGRVYGFDIQEQAIHNSRIRLSGHGMEERATLFHSGHEQLLECIPPVHHKKIAAAIFNLGYLPGSDKTVVTRPRTTISAIEQLLEVMPAEAVIVLVIYHGHFEGAVERDYLLRYVKTIEQERAHVLQYQFINQANKPPFIIAIEKR; translated from the coding sequence ATGAAACTTGAGAGAATTCTTCCCTATGCCCGGACCATCCTTGAGAAAGCGGTAAGTCCCGGGGATATTGTTGTAGACGCCACTCTTGGCAATGGCCATGATGCCCTTTACCTGGCCAATCTGGTCGGGCCGAATGGGCGGGTATATGGGTTTGACATCCAGGAACAGGCTATACATAATAGCAGAATCCGCTTATCCGGACATGGCATGGAAGAGCGCGCAACCCTTTTCCACAGCGGCCACGAACAGCTCCTGGAATGCATACCGCCTGTCCATCATAAGAAGATTGCTGCGGCCATCTTCAATCTGGGCTATCTGCCGGGAAGCGACAAAACTGTGGTTACCCGGCCGCGCACAACCATTTCTGCAATTGAACAGCTCCTGGAAGTCATGCCAGCAGAAGCTGTCATCGTCCTGGTGATCTACCATGGACATTTTGAAGGAGCGGTTGAAAGGGACTATCTCCTGCGATATGTTAAAACCATTGAGCAGGAGCGCGCTCATGTCCTGCAATATCAATTTATCAACCAGGCCAATAAACCGCCTTTTATTATAGCCATCGAAAAAAGATGA
- a CDS encoding tetraprenyl-beta-curcumene synthase family protein → MTVPSMPIPLMTKVYKKIIPEVHRELAYWRERAGNIPDPELRKQALASIGHKAFHCEGGAIMALLAKDRYKEAVRFIVAYQTVSDYLDNLCDRSTSQDPADFSALHEAMEDALSLEPGSGDYYRERQEKEDGGYLAELAGACRGMLRGCRHYESIRSYLKELCRYYSDLQIHKHVCPEERVNRLQNWHAEYRGLVPEMEWYEFSACSGSTLGIFSLVSCALSDEFAEEDAAKIRRGYFPYIQGLHILLDYLIDQEEDLEGGDLNFCFYYQDEQQLFARLQHFIAEADKHIEGLPHKSFHRLINRGLLGIYLSDEKVRRQKHVRRLARHIIKTGGPVSYFFYVNGRAYRTVQKWVPAGLARLLF, encoded by the coding sequence ATGACTGTACCTTCCATGCCAATCCCTTTAATGACAAAGGTATATAAAAAAATCATCCCTGAAGTCCACCGCGAGCTGGCGTACTGGAGGGAAAGGGCCGGGAACATCCCTGATCCTGAGCTTAGAAAGCAGGCGCTGGCAAGCATCGGCCATAAAGCCTTCCACTGCGAGGGAGGCGCCATCATGGCCCTTTTGGCCAAGGACCGGTATAAGGAGGCTGTCCGGTTCATTGTCGCCTATCAGACGGTAAGCGATTATCTGGACAATCTTTGTGACAGAAGCACCTCCCAGGATCCTGCTGATTTCTCCGCCCTTCATGAGGCTATGGAAGATGCCCTTTCCCTGGAGCCGGGATCAGGTGATTACTACCGGGAGCGGCAGGAGAAAGAGGACGGCGGTTATCTCGCAGAATTGGCCGGAGCCTGCCGGGGGATGCTGAGGGGCTGCAGGCATTATGAAAGCATCCGCTCTTATTTAAAGGAGCTTTGCCGCTATTACTCCGATCTGCAGATCCATAAACATGTCTGTCCCGAAGAACGGGTCAATAGGCTGCAAAATTGGCATGCAGAATACAGAGGACTTGTTCCTGAAATGGAGTGGTATGAATTTTCAGCCTGTTCAGGCTCTACACTCGGGATTTTCAGTCTTGTGTCCTGCGCCCTGTCTGATGAATTTGCCGAGGAGGATGCAGCAAAAATCCGCCGCGGCTATTTTCCTTATATCCAGGGACTTCATATCCTCCTCGATTACCTGATCGACCAGGAGGAAGACCTGGAGGGAGGAGATTTGAATTTCTGCTTCTATTATCAGGATGAACAGCAGCTTTTTGCACGATTGCAGCACTTTATTGCCGAGGCGGATAAGCATATTGAAGGCCTGCCGCACAAAAGCTTCCACCGGCTCATCAACAGGGGGCTGCTCGGCATTTATCTCTCCGATGAAAAAGTGCGCAGGCAAAAGCATGTGCGCCGCCTGGCCCGCCATATCATAAAAACAGGCGGTCCGGTCAGCTATTTCTTTTATGTGAATGGAAGGGCCTATCGGACTGTGCAAAAATGGGTGCCCGCTGGATTAGCCAGGCTGCTTTTTTAA
- a CDS encoding alpha/beta hydrolase, which yields MWKWEAEGEAKAVIVMVHGAMEHHRRYGWLIEMWRLSGFHVIMGDLPGQGMTTRSRRGHIDSFDEYIFEIKDWIQAAYQFELPVFLLGHSMGGLASIRLLQEERMNLAGIILSSPCLGLIQKPSGMLNLLSYGLNRVAPSLRMSSGLTIEMATRNKDVQEADLNDSLYVTKVSVRWYRELVHAIKLAFENQEKTQDIPMLVMQGGEDKIVNKATVKNWFNQAPLSEKRFKEWPKCYHEIFNEPEREEIFEYAKDFVDSQLKTLGYLV from the coding sequence ATGTGGAAATGGGAAGCTGAAGGTGAAGCTAAAGCGGTGATCGTTATGGTCCATGGTGCTATGGAGCATCATCGCCGATACGGCTGGCTTATCGAAATGTGGCGTTTATCCGGTTTTCATGTAATTATGGGCGATCTTCCCGGCCAGGGCATGACAACCAGATCAAGAAGAGGCCATATCGACTCCTTTGATGAATACATATTTGAGATTAAGGACTGGATCCAGGCTGCCTATCAGTTTGAACTGCCGGTATTTCTGCTGGGGCACAGCATGGGAGGCCTGGCGTCAATCAGGCTGCTTCAGGAAGAACGGATGAATCTGGCAGGGATCATCTTGTCCTCGCCATGTCTAGGGCTCATTCAAAAGCCATCCGGTATGCTGAATCTTTTATCTTACGGACTTAATAGAGTGGCGCCGAGCCTCAGGATGAGTTCCGGACTGACGATTGAAATGGCCACAAGAAACAAGGATGTCCAGGAGGCAGATCTGAATGACAGCCTTTATGTGACAAAGGTGTCTGTCAGATGGTACAGGGAGCTGGTCCATGCCATTAAGCTCGCTTTTGAAAATCAGGAAAAGACACAGGATATCCCCATGCTTGTTATGCAGGGAGGGGAGGACAAGATTGTCAATAAAGCGACGGTTAAAAACTGGTTCAATCAGGCGCCCTTGTCTGAAAAAAGGTTCAAGGAATGGCCTAAATGCTATCATGAAATCTTCAATGAACCGGAACGGGAAGAAATTTTCGAATATGCCAAGGACTTTGTCGACAGCCAGCTGAAAACGCTCGGCTACCTTGTATAA
- a CDS encoding gamma carbonic anhydrase codes for MIYPYKGKFPRISPTAYIADYATITGDVEIGDESSIWFNTVIRGDVAPTIIGKKVNVQDNSVLHQSPGNPLIIEDEATIGHQVILHSCIIRKKALVGMGSIILDNAEIGEGAFIGAGSLVAQGKKIPPNTLAFGRPAKVIRELTEEDIKDMERISREYAEKGQYYKSLKD; via the coding sequence ATGATCTACCCATATAAAGGGAAATTCCCCCGCATTTCGCCGACAGCGTATATCGCTGATTATGCGACCATCACCGGGGATGTTGAAATTGGCGACGAATCCAGCATCTGGTTCAATACGGTTATCCGCGGCGACGTAGCCCCGACAATCATCGGCAAAAAAGTAAATGTGCAGGACAATTCCGTCCTTCACCAAAGTCCTGGCAACCCGTTAATCATTGAAGATGAAGCGACCATCGGACACCAGGTCATCCTTCACAGCTGCATCATCCGCAAAAAAGCGCTGGTCGGCATGGGGTCTATCATCCTCGACAATGCCGAAATCGGGGAAGGCGCCTTTATCGGGGCCGGCAGCCTGGTAGCTCAAGGCAAGAAGATCCCGCCCAATACACTTGCATTCGGAAGGCCAGCAAAGGTAATCAGGGAACTGACAGAAGAGGATATTAAGGATATGGAACGGATCAGCCGCGAATATGCCGAAAAGGGCCAGTATTATAAGTCGCTCAAAGACTAG
- a CDS encoding C39 family peptidase: protein MNYLFIVILLLLIFFLSLLLKAKKGKRLFSPFILFIFIAVLLAGAIAIDHNQPGSPGGIADRIKSWIKSPLTSASSFLDKTLDRPIIKIKDEVLLDAPVLHQLPELPRGCEVTSLSMLLQHAGVQADKMTLAKEIEKEPTPYKKENGKVYYGHPNDGFIGDMYSLDGPGLGVYHKPVKDLAEKYLPGEIIDLTGSDFTELKTHLSDGQPVWVITNTAYQKLAPDYFQTWETPSGPVKITYKEHSVLITGYDSGYVYFNDPLTGEKNKKAPIDGFEEAWVQMGRQAITYLSR from the coding sequence ATGAATTATCTCTTTATTGTTATTCTATTGCTGCTGATCTTTTTTCTTTCTCTTCTTTTAAAAGCAAAGAAAGGAAAGCGTCTCTTCAGCCCTTTTATTCTATTTATCTTCATTGCTGTACTCCTTGCAGGGGCCATAGCCATTGACCATAATCAGCCAGGTTCGCCAGGCGGTATTGCAGACCGGATCAAGTCCTGGATCAAATCTCCTTTGACATCGGCGAGTTCCTTTTTGGACAAGACACTTGACCGGCCTATCATAAAAATCAAGGATGAGGTGCTGCTTGACGCCCCTGTTCTGCATCAGCTCCCTGAGCTTCCGCGGGGCTGCGAGGTTACTAGTCTCAGCATGCTGCTGCAGCATGCCGGGGTTCAGGCAGATAAAATGACGCTCGCAAAGGAAATAGAAAAAGAACCGACTCCCTACAAAAAGGAGAATGGCAAAGTATATTACGGCCATCCGAACGACGGCTTCATCGGTGACATGTATTCCCTTGATGGGCCAGGTCTTGGTGTATACCACAAGCCGGTCAAGGATCTGGCCGAAAAGTACCTGCCCGGCGAAATAATTGATTTGACCGGTTCTGATTTTACAGAGCTGAAAACGCATCTATCAGATGGACAGCCTGTCTGGGTGATTACGAACACGGCCTATCAGAAATTGGCTCCGGATTATTTTCAGACATGGGAGACGCCTAGCGGGCCGGTTAAGATCACTTATAAAGAGCATTCTGTCCTGATTACAGGATATGACTCTGGATACGTATATTTTAACGATCCGCTCACAGGAGAGAAAAATAAAAAAGCACCCATTGATGGCTTTGAAGAAGCCTGGGTGCAGATGGGAAGACAGGCAATTACCTATCTTTCCCGCTAG
- the asnB gene encoding asparagine synthase (glutamine-hydrolyzing) yields MCGFIGCVHENAQVLNDAQKQQFENMNNIITHRGPDDAGYYNDEHIQFGFRRLSIIDIECGHQPLTYENERYWIIFNGEVYNYVELREELIKEGLTFETNSDTEVIIALYSHLKEKAVEKLRGMFSFVIWDKQEQSLYGARDHFGIKPFFYLENDGKTFFASEKKSILMALENDVLNYESLQHYLTYQFVPEPETMSAGIHKLEPGHYFTKKIGSPMDIKRYWKASFQPVQKSEPEFVKEIKDVLFDSVKMHMRSDVPVGSFLSGGIDSSIIASIAKQYHPNIKTFSVGFERNGFSEIDVAKETADKLGVENISYVITPQEYMDELPRIMWHMDDPLADPACVPLYFVAREARKHVTVVLSGEGADELFGGYNIYREPQSLEMFNKIPQVGKAFLRLIARMMPEGMKGKSFIERGVTPMEERYIGNAKMFTEEEKRRLLGVYQNGIDYKDITRPLYAESQGYDPVDRMQYIDIHTWMRGDILLKADKMTMAHSLELRVPFLDKEVFNVASRIPTNLKTANGTTKYILRKAAEGVVPDHVLTRKKLGFPVPIRHWLKDEMNGWAKKIIRESSTDHLLNKDYILKLLEDHCQDKADNSRKIWTVLMFMLWHDVYVEKKYSFEKELISEPSFQPMKG; encoded by the coding sequence ATGTGCGGTTTTATCGGCTGTGTCCATGAAAATGCGCAAGTTCTGAACGATGCGCAAAAGCAGCAGTTTGAAAATATGAATAATATCATTACCCACAGGGGGCCTGATGATGCAGGCTATTACAATGATGAACATATCCAGTTCGGCTTCCGCCGCCTGAGCATCATTGACATCGAATGCGGCCATCAGCCGCTGACCTATGAAAATGAGAGATACTGGATCATTTTCAATGGCGAAGTCTATAACTATGTGGAGCTTCGCGAAGAGCTCATAAAAGAAGGCCTTACATTTGAGACCAATTCAGATACAGAAGTAATCATCGCGCTATACAGCCACCTGAAGGAAAAAGCGGTTGAAAAACTCCGCGGCATGTTCTCATTTGTCATCTGGGATAAACAGGAGCAGTCCTTATACGGGGCTAGAGACCATTTCGGAATCAAGCCTTTCTTCTACCTCGAAAATGATGGGAAAACATTTTTTGCTTCTGAAAAGAAAAGTATCCTGATGGCGCTGGAAAATGACGTCCTTAACTATGAGTCCCTTCAGCATTATTTGACGTACCAGTTTGTTCCGGAGCCGGAAACAATGTCCGCTGGCATCCATAAACTTGAACCGGGCCATTATTTCACAAAGAAAATCGGTTCTCCGATGGACATCAAACGCTATTGGAAGGCTTCCTTCCAGCCTGTCCAAAAGTCTGAGCCGGAATTTGTGAAAGAAATAAAAGACGTCCTGTTCGATTCTGTTAAAATGCATATGCGAAGCGATGTACCGGTTGGTTCATTCCTGTCCGGCGGCATCGATTCTTCCATCATTGCATCCATTGCAAAACAATACCATCCGAATATCAAGACATTTTCTGTCGGCTTTGAGCGGAACGGATTCAGCGAAATTGATGTAGCCAAAGAAACAGCGGATAAGCTGGGTGTTGAAAACATCAGCTATGTGATCACACCGCAGGAGTATATGGATGAACTGCCTAGGATCATGTGGCATATGGATGATCCGCTCGCAGATCCGGCATGTGTGCCTTTATATTTCGTTGCCCGTGAAGCACGCAAGCATGTAACGGTTGTCCTTTCAGGCGAAGGTGCGGATGAGCTGTTCGGCGGCTACAATATTTACCGTGAGCCCCAGTCGCTTGAAATGTTCAATAAAATACCGCAGGTCGGGAAAGCTTTCCTGAGGCTGATTGCCAGGATGATGCCTGAGGGCATGAAAGGCAAAAGCTTCATTGAACGCGGCGTGACTCCGATGGAAGAAAGATATATCGGAAATGCAAAAATGTTCACTGAAGAAGAAAAGCGCAGGCTGCTTGGCGTCTACCAGAACGGCATCGATTATAAAGATATCACAAGGCCTTTATATGCGGAGAGCCAGGGCTATGATCCTGTGGACCGTATGCAGTATATCGACATCCACACCTGGATGCGCGGCGACATTCTATTGAAGGCTGATAAAATGACCATGGCCCATTCCCTTGAGCTTCGCGTGCCATTCCTTGATAAAGAGGTATTCAATGTAGCTTCAAGGATTCCGACAAACCTGAAAACGGCCAATGGAACGACCAAATATATTTTGAGAAAAGCGGCGGAGGGCGTTGTGCCTGACCATGTGCTAACCCGCAAAAAGCTTGGCTTCCCTGTCCCGATCCGCCACTGGCTGAAGGACGAGATGAACGGGTGGGCAAAAAAAATAATCCGCGAAAGCAGCACGGATCATTTGCTTAATAAAGACTATATTCTGAAGCTTCTTGAAGACCACTGCCAGGATAAAGCAGACAACAGCAGGAAAATCTGGACTGTGCTCATGTTTATGCTCTGGCATGATGTGTATGTCGAAAAGAAATATTCATTTGAAAAGGAACTGATCAGCGAACCATCCTTTCAGCCTATGAAAGGCTAG